In Pirellulales bacterium, a single window of DNA contains:
- the egtD gene encoding L-histidine N(alpha)-methyltransferase, whose protein sequence is MITSSAALDRERPSSLTTREMLIREVQRGLLSRPRSLAPWMFYDARGSRIFEHITQLPEYYPTRTERHILARYGDCIIAAACPDRSKPVRLVELGAGTGSKTVVLLNVAARLQGEVLYVPVDVSCDALEVARETIATSSPEVSIAPLVANYVTHPPRLECFDGATLGLYIGSSIGNFAPDEARTILRNLGSQLQAGDALLLGVDMLKDERTLVNAYDDRDGVTAEFNLNMLRRLNRELGADFDLNRFRHRVLWNPVQSRIEMHLESCCDQHVRITVADVNVFLAKRESIHTENSYKFTYETMGNLLADAGFEVEQTWTDERRWYSVTLARIR, encoded by the coding sequence ATGATTACGTCCTCTGCCGCCTTGGACCGGGAGCGTCCCTCTTCGTTGACTACGCGCGAAATGCTGATCAGAGAAGTCCAGCGCGGCTTGCTCTCGCGCCCTCGTTCTCTCGCGCCGTGGATGTTCTACGATGCGCGCGGTTCGCGCATTTTTGAACACATCACACAGCTTCCGGAGTACTACCCCACCCGCACAGAACGCCATATCCTGGCCCGCTACGGCGACTGTATCATCGCGGCTGCTTGCCCAGATAGATCGAAACCTGTGCGTCTTGTCGAGTTGGGGGCGGGCACCGGATCGAAGACCGTTGTCCTGCTCAACGTCGCCGCCAGATTGCAGGGCGAAGTATTGTATGTACCAGTTGATGTATCGTGCGATGCTCTTGAGGTAGCCCGCGAGACGATCGCAACTTCGTCGCCGGAAGTATCTATAGCGCCGCTTGTAGCGAACTACGTCACGCATCCGCCCCGACTGGAATGCTTCGACGGCGCAACGCTGGGCTTGTACATCGGATCGAGCATCGGCAACTTCGCACCCGACGAAGCGCGAACGATACTTCGCAATCTGGGCAGCCAGCTCCAGGCGGGCGATGCGCTGCTGCTGGGAGTCGACATGCTGAAAGACGAGCGGACACTCGTCAATGCCTACGACGACAGGGACGGCGTCACGGCCGAGTTCAACCTCAACATGTTGCGCCGCCTCAATCGAGAGCTCGGCGCTGATTTTGACCTGAACAGGTTCCGCCATCGCGTTCTCTGGAATCCCGTGCAATCACGCATCGAGATGCACCTGGAAAGTTGCTGCGACCAACACGTGCGCATCACGGTCGCGGATGTTAATGTCTTTTTGGCGAAACGCGAAAGCATTCACACCGAGAACAGTTACAAGTTCACCTACGAGACCATGGGCAATCTGCTGGCGGATGCGGGCTTCGAGGTTGAACAAACGTGGACGGACGAGCGTCGCTGGTATTCCGTTACGCTTGCCCGCATCCGATAA
- the egtB gene encoding ergothioneine biosynthesis protein EgtB encodes MSSLRSTFQAVRSVTRSIAAGLSAEDQMVQSCSDASPVKWHQAHTTWFFETFVLRPFLADYRPLREEFRWLFNSYYNSLGEEIPEKKLRASFSRPSLDEIVAYRAHVDQEMERLLARPIEDEPSRRIILGLNHEQQHQELALTDIKHAFFSNPLHPSFAAGLFTEERDVTTAKLEWHSFNGGMVEIGQPPQAANPLDFHFDNEAPRHKVFLESFQIANRAVTCGEYLEFMSDGGYTRPELWLSAGWDTVKDRGWQAPLYWQRDASDETGWRVFTLRGWSNLSALLDVPVCHISFFEADALARWRGCRLPTEAEWECVASKSSPCGNLLDTGKLHPSKARSTGVAQLFGDCWEWTASAYLGYPGYKPLAGTLGEYNGKFMSGQMVLRGGSCVTPANHVRATYRNFFPPATRWQFSGFRLAM; translated from the coding sequence ATGTCTAGTCTCCGCTCGACATTTCAAGCGGTGCGGTCGGTGACCCGCTCGATTGCCGCCGGTCTTTCCGCTGAAGATCAGATGGTCCAATCATGTTCAGACGCCAGTCCGGTCAAATGGCATCAGGCGCACACCACGTGGTTTTTTGAGACCTTTGTGCTGCGGCCTTTCCTGGCAGACTACCGGCCCCTCCGCGAAGAGTTCCGCTGGCTCTTCAACAGCTATTACAACTCGCTCGGGGAAGAGATTCCGGAGAAGAAGTTGCGGGCTTCTTTTTCTCGTCCTTCACTCGACGAGATCGTGGCGTACCGGGCACACGTAGACCAGGAAATGGAGAGACTTCTGGCGCGGCCCATTGAAGACGAGCCGTCACGGCGGATCATTTTGGGATTGAACCACGAGCAGCAGCACCAGGAACTCGCGCTGACTGACATCAAGCATGCGTTTTTCTCGAATCCCCTGCATCCTTCGTTTGCCGCTGGTCTCTTCACGGAAGAGCGAGATGTTACGACTGCGAAGCTCGAATGGCACAGCTTCAACGGAGGGATGGTCGAGATCGGCCAGCCACCTCAAGCGGCGAATCCTCTGGATTTTCACTTCGATAACGAAGCTCCTCGACATAAGGTCTTTTTGGAATCGTTCCAGATCGCAAACCGCGCAGTCACGTGCGGCGAATACCTGGAATTCATGTCGGACGGCGGCTACACCCGTCCCGAACTATGGCTTTCTGCGGGCTGGGACACCGTGAAGGACAGAGGTTGGCAGGCGCCTCTCTATTGGCAACGTGACGCAAGCGATGAGACCGGCTGGCGCGTCTTCACCCTGCGAGGCTGGAGCAACCTGTCCGCGCTGCTGGATGTGCCGGTATGTCACATCAGTTTTTTCGAAGCCGATGCCTTGGCACGCTGGCGCGGCTGCCGACTGCCGACCGAAGCGGAATGGGAATGTGTCGCAAGCAAATCGTCCCCATGCGGAAATCTACTCGACACTGGAAAGCTACATCCCTCCAAGGCGCGCTCGACAGGCGTCGCGCAATTATTTGGAGACTGTTGGGAATGGACGGCCAGTGCTTACCTCGGCTACCCGGGATACAAGCCCCTGGCTGGAACGCTGGGCGAATACAACGGCAAGTTCATGTCCGGCCAGATGGTTCTACGCGGAGGATCCTGTGTCACGCCGGCGAATCATGTGCGCGCGACGTATCGCAACTTCTTTCCGCCGGCAACTCGGTGGCAGTTTTCTGGCTTTCGTCTGGCAATGTAG
- a CDS encoding DHA2 family efflux MFS transporter permease subunit, translated as MSSVVVAPTVSSRPAINGWFVAAAVIIPTFMEVLDTTVAIVSLRYIAGDLSAAVVDAEWVLTCYLAANATILPISGWLSARLGRRNYFLASIAVFTIASALCGMATSLWQIIVFRIIQGLAGGGLQPSSQAVLIDSFPPEKQGMAMTMFGIAALTAPVVGPTLGGYLSDYHSWRWIFYINIPIGCVAFLLTYFLVEDPDYLKQERAQLLRRPLNFDYIGLALLALVMSAWEVLISKGQEWDWLGDPFGKVQTLLLIFLIGGICLVVWEMRRDNPVVNFRPLGERNFWVCCIIIFCAYAVLYAVSTSLPGLLQSLFGYDAYHSGLVMSPSGLASVSMLLICGALLGRGVDGRWLIGGGMLVVAAGSYWMSVMTLEISPWQAIWPRVLLIAGLGMAFAPLNVAAFLYMPRHLRAAAVGLFALLRNEGGSFGTSMARTVQVRRDQFHTWRVGEFLDPFNSTVSSYLAQAQAFFFQKTGDAPRAQRMALQRLSDLRGQQSLSMAYFDVFFVSAILAVLLAFLVLLMKRSVAEKGAHVGAE; from the coding sequence ATGAGCAGCGTCGTAGTTGCCCCAACCGTAAGCAGCCGTCCGGCGATCAACGGTTGGTTCGTCGCTGCCGCCGTGATCATCCCCACTTTTATGGAAGTGTTGGACACGACGGTTGCGATTGTCTCGCTGCGATACATCGCGGGCGATCTGTCGGCGGCGGTGGTCGACGCCGAATGGGTGCTGACCTGCTACCTCGCCGCGAACGCCACGATCCTGCCGATTTCCGGCTGGCTCTCGGCCCGCCTGGGCCGGCGCAACTATTTCCTAGCATCAATCGCGGTCTTTACCATCGCCTCGGCGCTGTGTGGTATGGCCACCAGCCTGTGGCAGATCATCGTGTTCCGAATCATCCAGGGCCTGGCCGGCGGCGGCCTGCAGCCATCCAGCCAGGCGGTTTTGATTGACAGTTTCCCGCCCGAGAAGCAGGGGATGGCCATGACGATGTTCGGCATCGCGGCGCTAACGGCGCCCGTCGTCGGCCCCACACTGGGTGGGTATCTCTCCGATTATCACAGTTGGCGCTGGATCTTTTATATCAACATCCCGATCGGCTGCGTCGCGTTCTTGTTGACCTACTTCCTCGTCGAGGATCCGGACTACCTCAAGCAGGAACGTGCCCAACTGCTGCGACGGCCGCTCAATTTCGACTACATCGGCCTGGCACTCTTGGCGCTGGTCATGTCGGCGTGGGAAGTACTGATTAGCAAGGGGCAGGAGTGGGACTGGCTGGGCGACCCGTTCGGAAAGGTCCAGACGCTGCTGCTGATATTCTTGATAGGAGGAATTTGCCTGGTCGTTTGGGAAATGCGCAGAGACAACCCCGTTGTCAATTTCCGTCCGCTGGGCGAGCGCAATTTCTGGGTGTGCTGCATCATCATCTTTTGCGCATACGCTGTGCTCTACGCCGTGAGCACGTCGCTGCCGGGGCTGCTGCAGTCATTGTTTGGCTACGATGCCTATCACTCAGGCCTGGTCATGTCTCCCTCTGGCCTCGCCTCGGTCTCGATGCTGCTGATCTGCGGCGCATTGCTCGGCCGGGGCGTTGACGGCCGCTGGCTAATCGGCGGAGGCATGCTCGTCGTGGCGGCCGGCAGCTATTGGATGTCGGTCATGACTCTCGAGATAAGCCCGTGGCAGGCGATCTGGCCGCGCGTCCTCTTGATCGCCGGACTGGGGATGGCCTTTGCCCCGCTCAACGTGGCCGCTTTCCTCTACATGCCCCGCCATTTGCGCGCCGCGGCCGTGGGCCTATTCGCCTTGCTCCGCAACGAAGGAGGGAGCTTCGGCACGTCGATGGCCCGGACTGTGCAGGTACGCCGCGACCAGTTCCACACGTGGCGTGTCGGAGAGTTTCTTGATCCGTTTAACTCGACGGTCAGTTCCTACCTGGCACAGGCCCAGGCCTTCTTCTTCCAGAAAACAGGAGATGCGCCCAGGGCGCAGCGAATGGCGTTGCAGAGGTTGTCGGATCTGCGCGGCCAACAATCGCTGTCGATGGCGTACTTTGACGTCTTCTTCGTGTCAGCGATCCTGGCGGTGTTGCTGGCGTTCCTGGTCCTGCTGATGAAACGCTCGGTCGCCGAAAAAGGGGCGCACGTCGGGGCAGAATAA